A region of Nitrospinota bacterium DNA encodes the following proteins:
- a CDS encoding flagellar hook assembly protein FlgD, producing MIVSTYSGGSTATDTSSASASTTNSDMGKMEFLTMLVTQIKNQDPLNPMDNQEFTAQMAQFSSLEQLFSVNDNLNMLLTASNASTSAQAISLIGKEVTALGHNVHVKNGVATDVAFDLPESASEVTINIEDENGNIVRTITEENLSSGPHATAWDGKDEYGNQLADGLYSYSVEAKGTEGQTLEVTTYAKGVVTGVSFEDGVAYAHIGDLSFMMSEITEVQDASTGSTAADSSTTTSQGTSTDQGTQTV from the coding sequence ATGATAGTAAGCACTTATTCAGGCGGATCAACGGCAACCGACACTAGCTCCGCCTCCGCTTCCACCACCAACTCCGACATGGGGAAGATGGAATTCCTGACCATGCTGGTCACCCAGATAAAAAACCAGGATCCGCTGAACCCCATGGACAACCAGGAGTTCACCGCCCAAATGGCGCAGTTCTCCTCGCTGGAACAGCTGTTCAGCGTCAACGACAACCTTAACATGTTGCTTACCGCTTCCAACGCCTCCACCTCGGCCCAGGCCATATCGCTTATCGGCAAAGAGGTGACCGCGCTGGGCCACAACGTGCACGTGAAAAACGGCGTGGCCACCGATGTGGCTTTCGATCTGCCGGAGAGCGCCTCGGAAGTAACCATAAACATCGAAGACGAAAACGGCAACATTGTAAGGACCATCACCGAGGAAAACCTTTCTTCCGGCCCTCACGCGACCGCTTGGGACGGCAAAGATGAATACGGCAACCAGTTGGCCGACGGCCTTTACAGCTACTCCGTGGAGGCCAAAGGCACGGAAGGGCAGACCCTGGAAGTTACCACCTACGCCAAAGGCGTGGTGACTGGGGTCTCTTTTGAAGACGGTGTGGCTTATGCCCACATTGGGGATTTAAGTTTCATGATGAGCGAGATAACCGAGGTGCAAGACGCTTCCACAGGCTCCACCGCGGCGGACAGCTCGACAACCACCAGCCAGGGAACGTCCACCGACCAGGGGACGCAGACAGTATAA
- a CDS encoding flagellar hook protein FlgE, with the protein MSLSSAMYAGVSGLMAYGDAMNVTGDNIANVNTIGYKGNRTIFADILANSVANGSTTLQFGRGSHILGVTASFTQGSFETTGNATDMAIQGSGFFVVKDPSSGGLYYTRAGQFTLNEAGELVNPNGFNVQGYQLTTNASGAVTKAASSTNIDVTGVQSVPKATTTFTLGLNLNATASAGTTFSSSFNAYNALGETTTVTYTFTKTTTAQTWDFVASGPAGTTLSGTGLSGSVTFDSAGIMTGPATDLDLTISGFPSGSAPLTITWDLLNNTTGLLNTDITGYAAGSVMNSMVQDGYPTGVLRGLSVSDDGIISGLFSNGQTQQMWQVQLADFLSPWGLSRQGNSMFAETSQSGQPILGTAKSGGFGTIYGSSLELSSVDLSTQFVDMIQNQRAYQANSRIITTVDTMMQEVVNLVR; encoded by the coding sequence ATGAGCCTTTCCAGCGCAATGTACGCGGGCGTCAGCGGCCTAATGGCCTATGGCGACGCCATGAACGTCACCGGCGACAACATCGCCAACGTAAACACCATCGGTTACAAGGGTAACAGGACGATCTTTGCGGACATCCTGGCCAACTCGGTGGCCAACGGTTCCACCACCCTGCAGTTCGGGCGCGGCTCGCACATTCTTGGGGTCACCGCCTCGTTCACCCAGGGTTCGTTTGAGACCACGGGCAACGCCACCGACATGGCCATCCAGGGTAGCGGCTTCTTCGTGGTGAAAGACCCGTCTTCTGGCGGTCTCTATTACACCAGGGCCGGCCAGTTTACCCTTAACGAAGCGGGCGAGCTGGTAAATCCCAACGGGTTCAACGTGCAGGGCTACCAGTTAACCACCAACGCTTCCGGCGCGGTGACCAAGGCCGCCTCCTCCACCAACATAGACGTTACCGGTGTGCAGAGCGTTCCGAAAGCCACCACCACTTTCACCCTTGGGCTTAACCTGAACGCCACCGCCTCGGCGGGCACCACTTTCTCATCCTCGTTCAACGCGTATAACGCCCTGGGCGAGACCACCACGGTAACTTATACGTTCACCAAGACCACCACGGCCCAGACTTGGGACTTCGTGGCCAGCGGCCCGGCGGGCACCACCCTGTCCGGAACCGGGTTGTCCGGTTCGGTAACGTTCGATAGCGCGGGCATAATGACCGGCCCGGCCACTGACCTGGACCTGACCATAAGCGGGTTCCCCTCTGGCTCGGCTCCGCTGACCATCACCTGGGACCTGCTAAACAACACCACCGGCTTGTTGAACACCGACATTACGGGATACGCCGCCGGATCGGTGATGAACAGCATGGTGCAGGACGGTTACCCTACGGGCGTGCTAAGAGGCCTTTCGGTAAGTGACGACGGTATCATCTCCGGTCTCTTCTCAAACGGACAGACCCAGCAGATGTGGCAGGTTCAGCTGGCCGACTTCCTGAGCCCCTGGGGCCTCTCCAGGCAGGGCAACTCCATGTTCGCCGAGACCAGCCAGTCTGGCCAGCCGATCCTCGGCACGGCCAAGTCCGGCGGGTTCGGCACCATTTACGGCTCGTCGCTGGAACTTTCCAGCGTGGACCTGTCCACCCAGTTCGTGGACATGATCCAGAACCAGCGCGCCTACCAGGCCAACAGCAGGATCATCACCACGGTGGACACCATGATGCAGGAAGTGGTTAACCTGGTGAGGTAA
- the thiD gene encoding bifunctional hydroxymethylpyrimidine kinase/phosphomethylpyrimidine kinase: MGRKVALTIAGSDPSAGAGIQADIKTFAAMGVYGVSVITALTAQNSLKVKDVLAVQPDFVTTQLETLFEDIPIAAAKTGMLYDMGVILAVAKFMGNRQDVKLVVDPVMVSSTGGALLKAGAAKALVMDLFPLAHLVTPNITEASTLVNIKIHDESSMEEAAVKIARLGPANVLVKGGHLVDKDAVDVLFADGEIFKFRKPRVETNHTHGTGCALSAAITAGLALGRDLVMAIEDAEKYITLALQSAYSVGAGPGPVNHMAPLERDKK; encoded by the coding sequence ATGGGTCGCAAGGTTGCTTTGACCATCGCCGGGTCGGACCCTTCCGCCGGGGCGGGCATCCAGGCGGACATCAAGACATTCGCCGCCATGGGAGTGTACGGCGTTTCCGTGATAACCGCCCTTACCGCCCAGAACAGCCTGAAAGTAAAAGACGTTTTAGCTGTGCAACCGGATTTTGTAACAACCCAGCTGGAAACGCTTTTCGAGGATATCCCTATTGCGGCCGCCAAGACCGGGATGCTTTACGATATGGGCGTAATCTTGGCGGTGGCGAAGTTCATGGGCAACCGGCAAGATGTAAAACTTGTGGTGGATCCCGTTATGGTTTCCTCCACCGGCGGGGCTTTATTGAAAGCGGGAGCCGCCAAAGCGCTGGTGATGGATCTTTTTCCCCTTGCGCATCTTGTTACCCCGAACATCACTGAAGCCTCCACGCTGGTAAATATTAAAATTCACGATGAAAGCTCCATGGAAGAGGCCGCAGTGAAAATAGCCAGGCTGGGCCCTGCCAATGTCCTGGTGAAGGGTGGGCATCTGGTAGACAAAGATGCTGTGGATGTGCTTTTTGCCGATGGTGAGATATTCAAATTCAGAAAACCCAGGGTGGAAACCAACCACACCCATGGTACCGGTTGCGCCCTTTCCGCCGCCATTACCGCCGGGCTTGCCCTGGGGCGGGATCTGGTTATGGCCATTGAAGACGCGGAAAAATACATTACCCTCGCCTTGCAATCAGCGTATTCCGTAGGCGCAGGCCCCGGGCCCGTGAACCATATGGCGCCGCTGGAGCGGGATAAAAAATAA
- the dnaA gene encoding chromosomal replication initiator protein DnaA → MPSTGKLWDEVKSSLKERLHQHNYDSWIEPVEFVSYKNHELLLAVPSAFFIEWINEHYKESILELMEEATGSRVTLSLSLGAQTKPQPQPQPKEKEKVKVDVAQETLSIKQLREKSNLNEKYTFDNFVVDKSNEFCNALAKGIVAKMGENNPLFIYGGVGLGKTHLMQAIGNAVLEKAPNYNVLYLSSEKFVNDLINSLQRGSMSAFRKKYRNLDLLLVDDIQFIAGKERTQEEFFHTFNTLFEMKKQIILSSDKFPKDITNMEERLRSRFSWGIIADIKPPEVELKTAIIKKIARKNGFHIDDEVGAFLAKRVKSNIRELEGCLARVMAYASLTGKPVDMEMARETLKGIYDEAAKILDIKQIQKAVCDFYLIKLVDVKSKSRLKSVAMPRHVAMFLCREFTNVSLPEIGRAFGGRDHTTVMHAVEKIRNEVEVNTQLYNEINEIKKNLDL, encoded by the coding sequence ATGCCTTCAACGGGAAAGCTGTGGGACGAGGTAAAGAGCTCCCTAAAAGAGCGTCTTCACCAGCATAACTATGATTCATGGATAGAACCCGTTGAATTTGTTTCGTATAAGAACCATGAGTTACTGCTGGCTGTTCCTTCGGCCTTCTTTATCGAATGGATAAACGAGCATTACAAGGAAAGCATCCTTGAGTTGATGGAGGAAGCCACAGGCTCCAGGGTCACCCTTTCCCTTTCCCTTGGCGCCCAAACCAAACCCCAGCCCCAGCCCCAACCTAAGGAAAAAGAAAAAGTCAAGGTTGATGTTGCTCAGGAAACTTTAAGTATCAAGCAGTTGCGAGAAAAGTCCAACCTGAACGAAAAATATACTTTTGACAATTTCGTAGTAGATAAAAGCAACGAGTTCTGTAACGCCCTGGCCAAGGGCATCGTGGCTAAAATGGGTGAAAATAATCCCCTTTTCATATACGGGGGTGTGGGGTTAGGCAAAACCCATCTGATGCAGGCCATCGGAAACGCTGTATTGGAAAAAGCGCCTAATTACAACGTGTTGTATCTTAGCTCAGAAAAGTTCGTAAACGACCTTATAAATTCCCTCCAGCGCGGATCCATGTCCGCCTTCAGGAAGAAATACAGAAACCTCGACCTTCTTTTAGTTGACGATATCCAATTCATAGCCGGTAAAGAGCGGACCCAGGAGGAATTCTTTCACACCTTCAACACGCTCTTTGAGATGAAAAAACAGATAATCCTCTCTTCCGACAAGTTCCCGAAGGATATTACAAACATGGAGGAGAGGCTTCGTTCCAGGTTCAGTTGGGGAATCATCGCGGACATAAAACCACCCGAGGTGGAGCTTAAAACCGCCATTATAAAAAAAATCGCCAGGAAGAATGGTTTCCATATTGATGACGAGGTGGGGGCGTTTCTGGCGAAAAGGGTGAAGTCCAACATCCGTGAACTGGAGGGGTGTCTGGCCAGGGTTATGGCCTATGCCTCCCTCACCGGTAAACCGGTGGACATGGAAATGGCCCGGGAAACTTTGAAAGGTATCTACGACGAGGCGGCAAAGATACTGGACATAAAGCAGATACAAAAAGCTGTTTGCGACTTCTATCTCATTAAACTTGTTGATGTTAAATCAAAAAGTAGGCTCAAAAGCGTTGCCATGCCCAGGCATGTGGCCATGTTCCTTTGCAGGGAATTCACAAACGTGTCGCTTCCAGAAATAGGAAGGGCTTTTGGCGGGCGGGATCACACCACAGTTATGCACGCCGTAGAGAAAATAAGGAATGAAGTTGAGGTTAACACCCAGTTGTATAACGAGATAAACGAAATAAAAAAGAACCTGGACCTGTAG